Proteins co-encoded in one Pelobates fuscus isolate aPelFus1 chromosome 5, aPelFus1.pri, whole genome shotgun sequence genomic window:
- the ZNF750 gene encoding zinc finger protein 750: MSLKERKPKKPHYIPRPPGKPFKYKCFQCPFTCNEKSHLFNHMKYGLCKNSITLVTEQDRVVKSPKSSTLEPKQTNSEAFVKPVPSLSIELEALDSKTQHEVTKEEVKENLHLKNEAIARVDKTASQKEVLLSSTAGHSSVSRPPSLDGNARPSAFMPVGEHRFLKGSETVRMPEIPGEQNKGGHSARSAFQSLPSPWTPGLIPTEISHKTIMPHYMNPGFNHQFYSEHRYPLHAPYSFHGSSSETDNRILPVYPTPEQRHYIPHHLQTPGLSLPKPINPLYEHYRLLQAFPQSPQIPYAFHRPSENLFLPYGFKFPSAPNFSKDHISQKLESTPFIYPSSSPPGLYTVESIQKYMECQKDALQGQAKNTDSKNEPEILKMSPRAGTAATGSPGRPSPTNFTQNSQGYEGIFDLSGKSNSSSENAEKLGQGFTAFKPVRKRTDSQTTQSRENSPSVENEDTYSQAEKFAVDAGSMPITREDDISVAPLNLSKKAEVEERPDYEHKYSSASDDDDVDIEDQDMPLNLSVKDNCKNPTPTLPGNSPASPREASFSPNYQINKSVEKDTLKTTSTQILGATENCDEQKQSAAVALCQLATYNPGAVAKNSDENHSEHQCVSPQQVPVKTAEVQDVDNHVKQRGQKRANPREPQKSQPTNKKGKSADSSRVGSLRKRPRVV; this comes from the exons ATGTCACTGAAGGAACGCAAGCCCAAAAAGCCACATTACATCCCCAGACCACCAGGCAAACCATTTAAGTACAAGTGTTTTCAATGTCCTTTTACCTGCAATGAAAAATCTCATTTGTTTAACCATATGAAGTACGGACTCTGCAAAAACTCCATTACATTGGTAACAGAGCAAGACCGGGTGGTCAAGAGCCCAAAGTCCAGCACTTTGGAACCAAAGCAAACAAATTCAGAAGCCTTTGTGAAGCCGGTCCCATCCCTATCCATTGAACTGGAAGCCTTGGACTCTAAAACTCAACATGAAGTTACAAAAGAAGAAGTGAAGGAGAATTTACATCTAAAAAATGAGGCAATTGCTCGTGTAGACAAAACAGCTAGTCAGAAGGAAGTGCTTCTGTCCTCAACAGCTGGCCACAGCTCAGTCAGTAGGCCTCCATCTTTGGATGGCAATGCAAGGCCTTCAGCTTTCATGCCAGTAGGAGAACATCGGTTTTTGAAGGGTTCAGAGACTGTGCGTATGCCAGAAATTCCAGGTGAGCAGAACAAAGGGGGACACAGTGCGAGGTCTGCTTTTCAAAGTCTGCCAAGCCCCTGGACACCTGGGCTGATTCCCACTGAAATTAGCCACAAGACAATTATGCCTCATTATATGAATCCTGGATTCAATCATCAGTTTTATTCAGAGCATAGATACCCACTTCATGCACCATATTCCTTCCATGGAAGCTCTTCAGAGACAGATAACCGGATACTGCCTGTTTACCCTACACCCGAGCAAAGACATTATATTCCACATCATCTGCAAACCCCAGGACTGTCCCTTCCTAAACCCATAAACCCACTTTATGAACATTATAGACTTCTACAAGCCTTCCCACAAAGTCCACAAATTCCATATGCATTTCACAGGCCAAGTGAAAATTTGTTTTTACCATATGGGTTTAAATTTCCATCTGCGCCCAACTTCTCAAAAGATCACATCTCTCAAAAACTAGAAAGCACACCATTTATCTACCCGTCATCAAGTCCACCTGGGCTGTATACTGTAGAGTCCATTCAGAAGTACATGGAGTGTCAAAAGGATGCCCTGCAAGGGCAAGCTAAAAATACAGACTCTAAAAATGAACCAGAAATTTTGAAAATGAGCCCCCGAGCAGGAACTGCAGCTACAGGATCACCTGGGCGGCCAAGCCCAACTAACTTTACTCAGAACAGCCAAGGGTATGAAGGAATCTTTGACCTCTCCGGCAAATCCAATTCCTCATCAGAAAATGCGGAGAAGCTTGGACAAGGTTTTACAGCCTTTAAACCAGTGCGAAAAAGAACAGACTCTCAAACAACGCAGAGCAGAGAAAACTCTCCAAG tgtcGAAAATGAAGACACCTACTCCCAGGCGGAGAAGTTTGCTGTTGATGCTGGAAGCATGCCAATCACACGAGAGGATGACATTTCAGTTGCCCCCCTCAATCTTTCAAAGAAAGCAGAGGTTGAGGAAAGACCAGATTATGAGCACAAATACAGCAGTGCATCAGATGATGACGATGTCGACATTGAGGATCAAGACATGCCTCTGAATCTCTCGGTGAAAGACAACTGCAAAAACCCAACCCCAACTCTTCCCGGAAATAGTCCAGCATCACCGAGGGAAGCCTCATTTTCACCAAATTATCAGATTAACAAAAGCGTAGAGAAGGACACATTGAAAACCACTTCCACTCAAATTTTAGGTGCCACTGAAAACTGTGATGAGCAAAAGCAGTCAGCAGCTGTTGCCCTTTGTCAGTTGGCAACCTACAATCCGGGAGCGGTAGCTAAAAACAGCGATGAAAACCACTCTGAACACCAATGTGTCTCGCCCCAGCAGGTCCCTGTAAAAACCGCTGAAGTCCAAGATGTCGACAATCATGTAAAACAGAGAGGGCAGAAGAGGGCAAATCCCAGAGAACCCCAAAAGTCTCAACCcacaaacaaaaaaggaaaatctgCTGATTCCAGCAGAGTAGGTTCACTGAGGAAAAGACCACGCGTTGTATAA